In Phocoena phocoena chromosome 8, mPhoPho1.1, whole genome shotgun sequence, the following are encoded in one genomic region:
- the ATP5MG gene encoding ATP synthase subunit g, mitochondrial, producing MARFVRNLAEKAPALVSAAVTYSKPRLATFWHYAKVELVPPTPAEIPTAIQSLKKIINSAQTGSFKQLTVKEALLNGLVATEVWMWFYVGEIIGKRGIIGYNV from the exons ATGGCCCGGTTTGTCCGTAACCTCGCGGAGAAGGCCCCGGCGCTGGTCAGCG ctgCTGTGACTTACTCGAAGCCTCGATTGGCCACATTTTGGCACTACGCCAAGGTTGAGCTGGTTCCTCCAACCCCTGCTGAGATCCCTACAGCTATTCAGAgcttgaaaaaaattatcaatagTGCTCAAACTGGTAGCTTCAAACAGCTTACAGTTAAG GAAGCTCTACTGAATGGTTTGGTGGCCACTGAGGTGTGGATGTGGTTTTATGTTGGCGAGATCATAGGCAAGCGTGGCATCATTGGCTATAATGTTTGA
- the UBE4A gene encoding ubiquitin conjugation factor E4 A isoform X1, which translates to MTDQENNNNISSNPFAALFGSLADAKQFAAIQKEQLKQQSDELPASPDDSDNSVSESLDEFDYSVAEISRSFRSQQEICEQLNINHMIQRIFLITLDNSDPSLKSGNGIPSRCVYLEEMAVDLEDQDWLDMNNVEQAVFTRLLLQDPGNHLINMTSSTTLNLSADRDAGERHIFCYLYSCFQRAKEEITKVPENLLPFAVQCRNLTVSNTRTVLLTPEIYVDQNIHEQLVDLMLEAILGGREYISNIYELLHLISKYFEGVTEFLDEVIEALILDEEVRTFPEVMIPVFDILLGRIKDLELCQIPLYAYLDILLYFTKQKDMAKVFVEYIQPKDPSNGQMYQKTLLGVILNISCLLKTPGVVENHGYFLNPSRSSPQEIKVQEANIHQFMARFHEKIYQMLKNLLQLSPETKHCILSWLGNCLHANAGRTKIWANQMPEIFFQMYASDAFFLNLGAALLKLCQPFCKPRSSRLLTFNPTYCALKELNDEERKIKNVHMRGLDKETCLIPAVQEPKFPQNYNLVTENLVLTEYTLYLGFHRLHDQMVKINQNLHRLQVAWRDAQQSSSPAADNLREQFERLMTVYLSTKTAMTEPQMLQNCLNLQVSMAVLLVQLAIGNEGSQPRELTFPLPDGYSSLAYVPEFFADNLGDFLIFLRRFADDILETSADSLEHVLHFITIFTGSIERMKNPHLRAKLAEVLEAVMPHMDQTPNPLVSSVFHRKRVFCNFPYASHLAEALIKVFVDIEFTGDPHQFEQKFNYRRPMYPILRYMWGTDTYRESIKDLADYASKNLEAMNPPLFLRFLNLLMNDAIFLLDEAIQYLSKIKIQQIEKDRGEWDSLTPEARREKEAGLQMFGQLARFHNIMSNETIGTLAFLTSEIKSLFVHPFLAERIISMLNYFLQHLVGPKMGALKVKDFSEFDFKPQQLVSDICTIYLNLGDEENFCATVPKDGRSYSPTLFAQTVRVLKKINKPGNMIVAFSNLAERIKSLADLQQQEEETYADACDEFLDPIMSTLMSDPVVLPSSRVTVDRSTIARHLLSDQTDPFNRSPLTMDQIRPNTELKEKIQRWLAERKQQQKEQLE; encoded by the exons ATGAACTCCCAGCCAGCCCAGATGACTCAGATAATAGTGTGTCAGAGAGCCTGGatgaatttgattactctgtggCTGAGATTAGCCGCTCATTCCGTTCACAGCAGGAAATATGTGAGCAACTCAACATCAATCACATGATCCAAAGGATCTTCCTCATCACTCTGGACAACA GTGACCCAAGCCTGAAAAGTGGGAATGGCATCCCCAGCCGTTGTGTGTATTTGGAAGAAATGGCAGTAGACCTGGAAGATCAAGACTGGCTTGATATGAACAACGTAGAGCAG GCCGTCTTCACTCGCTTATTACTTCAAGATCCAGGCAACCACTTGATTAACATGACCTCTTCTACAACGTTGAATCTCTCTGCTGATCGAGATGCAGGGGAGAGGCACATTTTTTGTTACCTTTATTCCTGTTTCCAAAGAGCCAAGGAAGAG ATTACCAAAGTTCCAGAGAACCTGCTACCCTTTGCGGTGCAGTGCAGGAACCTCACTGTGTCCAATACCCGAACAGTTCTCCTCACCCCTGAGATCTATGTTGACCAAAACATCCACGAGCAACTGGTAGATTTGATGTTGGAAGCCATCCTAGGAGGCCGTGAGTACATAAGCAACATCTATGAGCTTCTACATTTGATTTCCAAGT ATTTTGAAGGTGTAACTGAGTTTCTGGATGAGGTCATCGAAGCCTTGATACTGGATGAGGAAGTTCGAACATTTCCAGAAGTCATGATTCCAGTGTTTGATATTTTATTGGGCCGAATAAAAGATCTAGAACTCTGCCAGATCCCGTTGTATGCATATCTGGACATTCTTCTGTATTTCACTAAGCAAAAGGATATGGCAAAG GTTTTTGTAGAATACATTCAGCCCAAGGATCCTAGTAATGGGCAGATGTACCAGAAGACCTTGCTGGGAGTAATCCTGAATATCTCCTGCTTATTAAAGACTCCGGGTGTAGTAGAAAATCATGGCTACTTCCTGAATCCATCTCGTTCCAGTCCCCAGGAGATCAAAGTACAAGAGGCCAACATTCACCAG TTCATGGCTCGGTTCCATGAAAAGATCTACCAGATGTTGAAGAACTTACTCCAGCTCTCTCCAGAAACCAAACACTGTATCTTGTCCTGGCTTGGAAACTGTTTGCATGCAAATGCAGGCCGCACCAAGATTTGGGCCAATCAGATGCCAGAAATCTTCTTCCAAATGTATGCCTCGGATGCCTTCTTTCTGAATTTGGGTGCTGCTCTCCTGAAGTTATGCCAGCCATTTTGCAAACCCAGATCCTCTCGGCTCCTCACCTTTAATCCCACTTACTGTGCCCTGAAGGAGTTGAATGATGAAGAacgaaaaataaaaaatgtacacaTGAGAG gTTTGGACAAAGAAACCTGTTTGATCCCAGCTGTGCAGGAGCCAAAGTTTCCCCAGAACTACAACCTTGTAACAGAAAACCTTGTCCTGACAGAGTACACCTTGTACTTGGGATTTCACAG GTTGCATGATCAGATGGTAAAAATCAACCAAAATCTGCATCGGCTGCAGGTAGCCTGGCGGGATGCTCAGCAAAGTTCTAGCCCGGCTGCTGACAACCTCCGTGAGCAGTTTGAACGACTGATGACCGTCTATCTTTCTACTAAGACTGCCATGACTGAGCCGCAAATGCTGCAGAACTGCCTAAATTTGCAGGTGTCCATGGCCGTTCTCCTAGTTCAACTGGCCATAGGCAATGAAGGCTCACAGCCGAGAGAGCTAACTTTTCCTTTGCCAGATGGCTACAGTTCTTTGGCTTACGTGCCAG aattttttGCAGATAACTTGGgtgatttcctcatttttctccgCCGCTTTGCCGATGACATCTTGGAGACATCAGCAGATTCCCTGGAACATGTCCTTCATTTTATCACCATTTTCACTGGAAGCATAGAAAG GATGAAGAATCCCCACCTAAGGGCCAAACTCGCTGAGGTGTTGGAAGCAGTGATGCCCCACATGGATCAGACCCCAAATCCCTTGGTATCCAGTGTGTTCCACCGGAAACGTGTGTTCTGCAACTTTCCCTATGCATCCCACCTTGCAGAAGCTCTAATCAAGGTCTTTGTGGACATTGAGTTTACAG GAGACCCCCATCAGTTTGAGCAGAAGTTTAATTACCGCCGCCCCATGTATCCCATCCTCAGGTACATGTGGGGAACAGATACCTATCGAGAGAGCATTAAG GATTTGGCTGACTATGCCTCTAAGAATTTAGAAGCCATGAATCCCCCACTTTTCCTCCGCTTTCTTAACCTGCTAATGAACGATGCCATCTTCCTTTTGGATGAAGCcatacag TATTTGAGCAagataaaaattcaacaaattgAGAAGGACCGAGGTGAATGggacagtctgactccagaagcCCGCCGAGAGAAGGAGGCTGGCCTACAGATGTTTGGACAGCTGGCACGTTTCCATAACATCATGTCCAATGAAACAATTGGTACCCTTGCCTTTCTGACATCAG AGATCAAATCCCTCTTTGTGCATCCTTTCCTGGCTGAGCGCATCATCTCCATGCTGAACTACTTCCTGCAGCACCTGGTTGGCCCCAAGATGGGGGCCTTAAAAGTCAAGGACTTCAGTGAATTTGACTTCAAACCCCAGCAGCTCGTTTCAGATATCTGCACCATCTACTTAAATCTTGG GGATGAGGAGAATTTCTGTGCCACTGTGCCCAAGGATGGACGTTCCTATTCCCCAACTCTCTTTGCACAGACAGTCCGAgtcctgaagaaaataaataagcctgGGAATATGATTGTGGCTTTCAGCAACTTAGCAGAGAGAATCAAG TCTCTAGCAGACCTCCAGCAACAGGAAGAGGAGACCTATGCAGATGCCTGTGATGAGTTTCTGGATCCCATCATGAGCACACTGATGTCTGACCCTGTGGTGCTGCCGTCTTCCAGAGTCACTGTGGATAGATCCACCATTGCCAGACATTTGCTCAG tGACCAAACAGATCCCTTTAACCGTAGTCCCCTCACCATGGACCAGATCCGGCCAAAcacagaactaaaagaaaaaatccaacgGTGGCTTGCAGAgaggaaacaacaacaaaaggagcAACTTGAGTAA
- the UBE4A gene encoding ubiquitin conjugation factor E4 A isoform X2, with amino-acid sequence MTDQENNNNISSNPFAALFGSLADAKQFAAIQKEQLKQQSDELPASPDDSDNSVSESLDEFDYSVAEISRSFRSQQEICEQLNINHMIQRIFLITLDNSDPSLKSGNGIPSRCVYLEEMAVDLEDQDWLDMNNVEQAVFTRLLLQDPGNHLINMTSSTTLNLSADRDAGERHIFCYLYSCFQRAKEEITKVPENLLPFAVQCRNLTVSNTRTVLLTPEIYVDQNIHEQLVDLMLEAILGGHFEGVTEFLDEVIEALILDEEVRTFPEVMIPVFDILLGRIKDLELCQIPLYAYLDILLYFTKQKDMAKVFVEYIQPKDPSNGQMYQKTLLGVILNISCLLKTPGVVENHGYFLNPSRSSPQEIKVQEANIHQFMARFHEKIYQMLKNLLQLSPETKHCILSWLGNCLHANAGRTKIWANQMPEIFFQMYASDAFFLNLGAALLKLCQPFCKPRSSRLLTFNPTYCALKELNDEERKIKNVHMRGLDKETCLIPAVQEPKFPQNYNLVTENLVLTEYTLYLGFHRLHDQMVKINQNLHRLQVAWRDAQQSSSPAADNLREQFERLMTVYLSTKTAMTEPQMLQNCLNLQVSMAVLLVQLAIGNEGSQPRELTFPLPDGYSSLAYVPEFFADNLGDFLIFLRRFADDILETSADSLEHVLHFITIFTGSIERMKNPHLRAKLAEVLEAVMPHMDQTPNPLVSSVFHRKRVFCNFPYASHLAEALIKVFVDIEFTGDPHQFEQKFNYRRPMYPILRYMWGTDTYRESIKDLADYASKNLEAMNPPLFLRFLNLLMNDAIFLLDEAIQYLSKIKIQQIEKDRGEWDSLTPEARREKEAGLQMFGQLARFHNIMSNETIGTLAFLTSEIKSLFVHPFLAERIISMLNYFLQHLVGPKMGALKVKDFSEFDFKPQQLVSDICTIYLNLGDEENFCATVPKDGRSYSPTLFAQTVRVLKKINKPGNMIVAFSNLAERIKSLADLQQQEEETYADACDEFLDPIMSTLMSDPVVLPSSRVTVDRSTIARHLLSDQTDPFNRSPLTMDQIRPNTELKEKIQRWLAERKQQQKEQLE; translated from the exons ATGAACTCCCAGCCAGCCCAGATGACTCAGATAATAGTGTGTCAGAGAGCCTGGatgaatttgattactctgtggCTGAGATTAGCCGCTCATTCCGTTCACAGCAGGAAATATGTGAGCAACTCAACATCAATCACATGATCCAAAGGATCTTCCTCATCACTCTGGACAACA GTGACCCAAGCCTGAAAAGTGGGAATGGCATCCCCAGCCGTTGTGTGTATTTGGAAGAAATGGCAGTAGACCTGGAAGATCAAGACTGGCTTGATATGAACAACGTAGAGCAG GCCGTCTTCACTCGCTTATTACTTCAAGATCCAGGCAACCACTTGATTAACATGACCTCTTCTACAACGTTGAATCTCTCTGCTGATCGAGATGCAGGGGAGAGGCACATTTTTTGTTACCTTTATTCCTGTTTCCAAAGAGCCAAGGAAGAG ATTACCAAAGTTCCAGAGAACCTGCTACCCTTTGCGGTGCAGTGCAGGAACCTCACTGTGTCCAATACCCGAACAGTTCTCCTCACCCCTGAGATCTATGTTGACCAAAACATCCACGAGCAACTGGTAGATTTGATGTTGGAAGCCATCCTAGGAGGCC ATTTTGAAGGTGTAACTGAGTTTCTGGATGAGGTCATCGAAGCCTTGATACTGGATGAGGAAGTTCGAACATTTCCAGAAGTCATGATTCCAGTGTTTGATATTTTATTGGGCCGAATAAAAGATCTAGAACTCTGCCAGATCCCGTTGTATGCATATCTGGACATTCTTCTGTATTTCACTAAGCAAAAGGATATGGCAAAG GTTTTTGTAGAATACATTCAGCCCAAGGATCCTAGTAATGGGCAGATGTACCAGAAGACCTTGCTGGGAGTAATCCTGAATATCTCCTGCTTATTAAAGACTCCGGGTGTAGTAGAAAATCATGGCTACTTCCTGAATCCATCTCGTTCCAGTCCCCAGGAGATCAAAGTACAAGAGGCCAACATTCACCAG TTCATGGCTCGGTTCCATGAAAAGATCTACCAGATGTTGAAGAACTTACTCCAGCTCTCTCCAGAAACCAAACACTGTATCTTGTCCTGGCTTGGAAACTGTTTGCATGCAAATGCAGGCCGCACCAAGATTTGGGCCAATCAGATGCCAGAAATCTTCTTCCAAATGTATGCCTCGGATGCCTTCTTTCTGAATTTGGGTGCTGCTCTCCTGAAGTTATGCCAGCCATTTTGCAAACCCAGATCCTCTCGGCTCCTCACCTTTAATCCCACTTACTGTGCCCTGAAGGAGTTGAATGATGAAGAacgaaaaataaaaaatgtacacaTGAGAG gTTTGGACAAAGAAACCTGTTTGATCCCAGCTGTGCAGGAGCCAAAGTTTCCCCAGAACTACAACCTTGTAACAGAAAACCTTGTCCTGACAGAGTACACCTTGTACTTGGGATTTCACAG GTTGCATGATCAGATGGTAAAAATCAACCAAAATCTGCATCGGCTGCAGGTAGCCTGGCGGGATGCTCAGCAAAGTTCTAGCCCGGCTGCTGACAACCTCCGTGAGCAGTTTGAACGACTGATGACCGTCTATCTTTCTACTAAGACTGCCATGACTGAGCCGCAAATGCTGCAGAACTGCCTAAATTTGCAGGTGTCCATGGCCGTTCTCCTAGTTCAACTGGCCATAGGCAATGAAGGCTCACAGCCGAGAGAGCTAACTTTTCCTTTGCCAGATGGCTACAGTTCTTTGGCTTACGTGCCAG aattttttGCAGATAACTTGGgtgatttcctcatttttctccgCCGCTTTGCCGATGACATCTTGGAGACATCAGCAGATTCCCTGGAACATGTCCTTCATTTTATCACCATTTTCACTGGAAGCATAGAAAG GATGAAGAATCCCCACCTAAGGGCCAAACTCGCTGAGGTGTTGGAAGCAGTGATGCCCCACATGGATCAGACCCCAAATCCCTTGGTATCCAGTGTGTTCCACCGGAAACGTGTGTTCTGCAACTTTCCCTATGCATCCCACCTTGCAGAAGCTCTAATCAAGGTCTTTGTGGACATTGAGTTTACAG GAGACCCCCATCAGTTTGAGCAGAAGTTTAATTACCGCCGCCCCATGTATCCCATCCTCAGGTACATGTGGGGAACAGATACCTATCGAGAGAGCATTAAG GATTTGGCTGACTATGCCTCTAAGAATTTAGAAGCCATGAATCCCCCACTTTTCCTCCGCTTTCTTAACCTGCTAATGAACGATGCCATCTTCCTTTTGGATGAAGCcatacag TATTTGAGCAagataaaaattcaacaaattgAGAAGGACCGAGGTGAATGggacagtctgactccagaagcCCGCCGAGAGAAGGAGGCTGGCCTACAGATGTTTGGACAGCTGGCACGTTTCCATAACATCATGTCCAATGAAACAATTGGTACCCTTGCCTTTCTGACATCAG AGATCAAATCCCTCTTTGTGCATCCTTTCCTGGCTGAGCGCATCATCTCCATGCTGAACTACTTCCTGCAGCACCTGGTTGGCCCCAAGATGGGGGCCTTAAAAGTCAAGGACTTCAGTGAATTTGACTTCAAACCCCAGCAGCTCGTTTCAGATATCTGCACCATCTACTTAAATCTTGG GGATGAGGAGAATTTCTGTGCCACTGTGCCCAAGGATGGACGTTCCTATTCCCCAACTCTCTTTGCACAGACAGTCCGAgtcctgaagaaaataaataagcctgGGAATATGATTGTGGCTTTCAGCAACTTAGCAGAGAGAATCAAG TCTCTAGCAGACCTCCAGCAACAGGAAGAGGAGACCTATGCAGATGCCTGTGATGAGTTTCTGGATCCCATCATGAGCACACTGATGTCTGACCCTGTGGTGCTGCCGTCTTCCAGAGTCACTGTGGATAGATCCACCATTGCCAGACATTTGCTCAG tGACCAAACAGATCCCTTTAACCGTAGTCCCCTCACCATGGACCAGATCCGGCCAAAcacagaactaaaagaaaaaatccaacgGTGGCTTGCAGAgaggaaacaacaacaaaaggagcAACTTGAGTAA